The nucleotide window ACAACATTTAAAATATTTGTACGATTTATTACATAGAGTGCTTTACGTGATAAGTAAATCCCAAAAATTCTCTTTCTCTCTTCCTTGTATTTCTTCCTTGTATTTCTTCCTTTTTTTTACTTATTTTGTATTTTGTGCTGGATAAAAGATTTGATATATACGCTTTTGTCCAACACACCTCTTTTCAATTTTGAATACGATAAAATATACCAGAAAGGGGGTGAAGAATATGGGAAAATGTAAATGCCCAGGACCTCCAGGACCTCCAGGACCAGAAGGGCCTCCAGGAATACAAGGTCCCCAAGGGGAACAAGGAGAGACTGGACCCGCAGGACCTCAGGGACCGCAAGGCGAACAAGGGGAAGAAGGTCCAGCTGGAGGGTTGTTAGCCTACGCAGATTTTTATGCGTTGATGCCTCCAGATAATGCAGCAACAGTTGCTCCCGGTACAGATGTAGATTTTCCCCAAGATGGACCTACTAGCGCGACTACTATTTTCCGTACTGGTCCCGACACATTTAACTTATCTGATATTGGAACTTATCAAGTCTTGTTTCAGGTGAGCGTGGACGAAGCAGGCCAACTGATTTTAACTCTCAATGGCGCTGACCTTGCCTATACAGTGGTCGGCAGAGCGACTGGCACAACTCAAATAGTAGGAATGGCTCTTGTGACTACGACAAGCATCAATTCAATACTCACTGTGCGAAATCCTGCTGGCAATGCAACGGCACTAACCATTACTCCACTTGCAGGAGGAACAAGACCTGTTTCTGCACATCTTGTTATCATGCAAATTGCATAAGCTACACTCTTCTCATTTTCACTTTCGACCACTTGATACTATCCTTGTTTAACCTTTTCAAGATAACAGTATCGATAAGCTCATTGATGTCCTACTGGTAGATGTTTAGTTCGTCCAGCACCGACTGTTTAATAAGCATCTCAATTATTGATGCTTTAGTTTTCTCAACATGATTTATTATTCTGTCAAATTTAGATTGCAACGTTTTTGATCCAGTCATACAAAACCACCTCATTACTTTTACTTGAGGTACTTTACTATAAATAATTATCTAATTTTCATTAAATTATCAATATACAACAAATACCACACTCAATATATATGTGCGGTATTTGTATATTGGTATTACAAGTCCCTGTCACTTCTGCCGAACGTCAAAGCCCTATAGCTTATACGAGTCTATTAAAATAGTCCTTGCTTGCGTCTTGCCCAAGTAATAGACTCTTTTGCATGTTCGTAGTACTATGATTCAATTGTAATTATTTCAATTCTCGTTAAAAGATGCCACGCAATTGCGACCGTTGTCCTTAGCTTGATAGCAAGCTTGATCCGCCTTGGCCAACAAGTCTTCGAATCTACCATTTTCCGAGGTATACACTGCGATTTTCTCGCCATATCTACAATACGACTGGCTATCTCTGCGAGTTCACTATTGGAATAGGAGTGCTGAGTATTAATTTGCCTTATGTCTTTACCTAATGTAAGCTCCTCGATATGATCTCTTAATAAATTAATGGGTTTTACAAATCGTTTTTCGTAGAGCTTCACTTGGCCAATAGCCAACACTACACTTAAGAAAATTAATCCCATAACACTATAAATAAGTATAGTTATAATCGGGGTTGTTACCTCGGAGACATCGATGGCTGAGGCGATAATCCAGTCCGAAGATTCCAATTTTTGATAATAAGCAAGCCTTTTAGCACCCTCCAAATTATAGTTTATAATTCCTGAATCTGCTGAAAACTTCTGTGATAAGCCGGGGACAATGGTATCTGCGGATCGATGTAAAAAGTCCCTGTTCTTATGTACAAAAACTTGTCTATTTTTATCCAGCACGTAATTAGTCTGGGAGTCAAAGAGGTCGCTTGCAACATAAGGGATTTAACATACTCTAGGGTACAATCCACGGCCATAACGCCAATTAACTGACCCTCGTCATCGACCATCGCTAGGGAAACAGAAACCAACCACTCCTCGGTAGATACATCTTGATATGGTAGACCCACCGAAATATCTGGGTACCGTTCCACGGCTGATGTATACCAAGGGCGCAAGCGCGCATCAAAACCCACGGGTGGAACATAACCTTCAATCAACAGCGAACCATCTTCATATCCAGCAAAGAATATTTAATATTAGGATTCGCTCGAGTCGTCGCTGCAAACAGCTGCAATAGACCACTTTGCGCTAGATTGTTGCTCATAGGTTATTGTCCCCTTAAAAACTGCATAGAAAAAGCGCCTGTTTCCAGACGCTTTCCATAGATGTTTTGTAACTTGTTCTAATGAATCTAAAACCTGTGTTCATATTAACGCATATAAGAATGGCTATGGATATAAAATTCCTCTTGACTAGGTTGATATTTCTTCTCCATTTTTTCAAGCCCCTCGTCAAATAGTTGTATATCTGATTCTTCTATATTCATAACAGGACTTTGATGGTATGACCATTTTCTTCCGTCTAAAGTTTTTGGAGTTAGTTCCTTGACCATCATTGCTGACGGGTAGTCCCTGTTTTCAAGAGAAACATTGTATTTCTTGCAGCTTTTAAATCCACGGCTTACATAATTGTTTGGATTTCCAAATATTACAATTACATCATAGCCCAGTTTAATTGCTTGTTTGAAAGAATGTTCTATAAGCATTTTTCCATAACCCATGCGTTGATATTCAGGCAGAATACAAACGGGACCAAAAGTTAGAATTTCTTTTTCTTCTCCAATTTCATCTCTCAGTTTTGCTTTTGTGTACATAATATTTCCGATGATTTTTTCGTCAATTTCAATTACAAAATCTAATTCCGGAAGAAAATCCTCATGGGAACGCATAATATGAACTAAATAGTGTTCACCGCACCCTGGTTCGTATAAATTCCAAAAGCATTTCCTTGTGATTTCTTCAACCACCATATAATCAGTTTCCACTTCATTTCTAATTATTACTTTTTTATTCATCTGTAATTTATCAATTTTTTCTTGTTTCACGATATTATTCCTCCTAAAAGTAAATGCTAATTTTTTGGGAGGGTTGTGTATAAGATTGTATTTACGCAAACCTCCCGGTTAAGCAACAATCTCCGAAGTATTTTTAGTTTTCATATAGCGACTCCTTAAATGTTTTATTACAGTTAGTCATACGCTTGACTGCTTTGTTATTATACCTTAATAATCATGAATTTTCCAACTAACATGAAGTAAATAATTATTGCCGATTTCCTTCCTGCATTTCTTGAAACTCGAATAATACCCTGGCAGATTTCCTTTCTTCTAACTTCACCACATGTTTGCTATCACTGGCCGCGGTGTATTGATAAAAGCCCTCTAACCTTGTGTGCTTCAGCACCTTGAGACAATTCAATGCTCCCTGCCTGCATACCCTGTATCGGGTAATTTTGTACCCTTTTGCTGTTTACTTCAATGATGGACGCTATAAAGTACCAGCCATTATTACTAAGCGTAATGCTTGGTGTTTCCGTTTAATCATAGATCAGTGAACCCGATGCATTGTAAAGCATCAATCTTAGTCGCCTTGATATAACACATTTAGATCTCATTTCAACCTCTATATACACCCTAAAAGTAATTACTATTTGCTTCTGTAATTGAACTTATTTTTACAGTAATCTTATCAACTCACCATCTTTTTACCAGCAATCCTATCAACTCACCAAGCAAATATTCATCTTCTCAACTCAAATGTAACGTGCCTATCTTGGATAAGTTCCCACAAAGAAAAAAATCCGTGATTATCCTACCGGCTTGAAACCAGATCTCAAATCACGGAAAGCCTTTATTTACTTAACTTTTTACACCTCTATTAATCCACCCTTGACATCAAGACCACGCACTCTACATGCGCTGTTTGAGGGAACATATCGATTGGCTGTACATATTTTAACTTATAACCCTTTTTAATGAAGATTCTAAGCTGCTTCGCAAGCGCCGAAGGGTTACAAGATACGTATACGATTCTTGTAGGACGAATCTCTAGCAATGCATCAATTAATTGTTCGTGTACCCCACTGCGCGGCGGGTCCAGAACAACCACATCAGGTTTCACTCCTTTATCAATTAAAGTTGGAATTACTACCTCTGCCGCACCGACTTGGAATTCCGTATTCTTGATATGATTGACATCGGCGTTTCGCTTAGCATCGACTATGGCTTCTTCAATACTCTCTATCCCGTAGACCATCTTCGCTTTTCGTGCTAGCCATAATGCAATTGTACCTACACCAGAATAGGCATCAATTACTGTTTCTTGTCCTGTTAACCTTGCCGCTTTTTCTACTTCGCTATACAACACTTCCGTTTGCAATGGATTTAATTGAAAAAACGCACGTGGCGATAACTGATATGTAATATCGCCCAGCTTTTCTTCAATAAATTCTTCACCCCTTAGGCAAACCGTCTTATCCCCCCATATCAGAGGCGATGTATCCTTCTTAATGTTTAAGTGAATACTCGCAACCTTAGGAATTTCTTGCGTAATCCTCTCAATGAGCAAATCCCTTTGGGCAAAGGTCTCGACACTACTAACTAACACGACTTGAATATTTCCAGTGGCAAACGAGGCGCGGGCAATGATGGATCGGATTCCTTTTCTATCTCTGTGAAAAATAGGAACCTTCAGCTGTCCAATAATTCTCGAAATTTTGTTAATCGTATGATTGATTTCATCCTTATGTATTGGGCAACGTTTGATTTCTGTTAATTTATGACTCCCTGTGTTGTATAAACCCGTTACTACTTTCCCATGTCGATCTTCCACTGGAAATTGCGCTTTATTCCTATAACTCCAAGGATGATCCATGCCCCTTGTCTCTTTGATATATTTCTCAGGCTGATAAATCGTCTTATAATGACGAAACGCTTGGATGACTAAATTTCTTTTTTCTTTTAGCTGCTCTTTATAATGTAAGTGCTGCAACTGACAGCCACCACACTCACTATATACTTCACACTCGACTTTGACACGATGAGGACTTTTGGATAACGTTTGTTCAAGAACTGCTTCGGCAAATTTCTGGGCAACTTTTGTAACCTTTA belongs to Desulfuribacillus stibiiarsenatis and includes:
- a CDS encoding collagen-like protein; the encoded protein is MGKCKCPGPPGPPGPEGPPGIQGPQGEQGETGPAGPQGPQGEQGEEGPAGGLLAYADFYALMPPDNAATVAPGTDVDFPQDGPTSATTIFRTGPDTFNLSDIGTYQVLFQVSVDEAGQLILTLNGADLAYTVVGRATGTTQIVGMALVTTTSINSILTVRNPAGNATALTITPLAGGTRPVSAHLVIMQIA
- a CDS encoding PDC sensor domain-containing protein, with translation MGFDARLRPWYTSAVERYPDISVGLPYQDVSTEEWLVSVSLAMVDDEGQLIGVMAVDCTLEYVKSLMLQATSLTPRLITCWIKIDKFLYIRTGTFYIDPQIPLSPAYHRSFQQIQEL
- a CDS encoding GNAT family N-acetyltransferase, which gives rise to MNKKVIIRNEVETDYMVVEEITRKCFWNLYEPGCGEHYLVHIMRSHEDFLPELDFVIEIDEKIIGNIMYTKAKLRDEIGEEKEILTFGPVCILPEYQRMGYGKMLIEHSFKQAIKLGYDVIVIFGNPNNYVSRGFKSCKKYNVSLENRDYPSAMMVKELTPKTLDGRKWSYHQSPVMNIEESDIQLFDEGLEKMEKKYQPSQEEFYIHSHSYMR
- the rlmD gene encoding 23S rRNA (uracil(1939)-C(5))-methyltransferase RlmD encodes the protein MNSIHIKVKTGDLIEGTVDSLGINGEGVLKHEGQVIFIPGVLPGEKVKVKVTKVAQKFAEAVLEQTLSKSPHRVKVECEVYSECGGCQLQHLHYKEQLKEKRNLVIQAFRHYKTIYQPEKYIKETRGMDHPWSYRNKAQFPVEDRHGKVVTGLYNTGSHKLTEIKRCPIHKDEINHTINKISRIIGQLKVPIFHRDRKGIRSIIARASFATGNIQVVLVSSVETFAQRDLLIERITQEIPKVASIHLNIKKDTSPLIWGDKTVCLRGEEFIEEKLGDITYQLSPRAFFQLNPLQTEVLYSEVEKAARLTGQETVIDAYSGVGTIALWLARKAKMVYGIESIEEAIVDAKRNADVNHIKNTEFQVGAAEVVIPTLIDKGVKPDVVVLDPPRSGVHEQLIDALLEIRPTRIVYVSCNPSALAKQLRIFIKKGYKLKYVQPIDMFPQTAHVECVVLMSRVD